One part of the Eptesicus fuscus isolate TK198812 chromosome 2, DD_ASM_mEF_20220401, whole genome shotgun sequence genome encodes these proteins:
- the CPLX1 gene encoding complexin-1, translating to MEFVMKQALGGATKDMGKMLGGDEEKDPDAAKKEEERQEALRQEEEERKAKYAKMEAEREAMRQGIRDKYGIKKKEEREAEAQAAMEANAEGSLTRPKKAIPPGCGDEPEEEDESILDTVIKYLPGPLQDMFKK from the exons ATGGAGTTCGTGATGAAACAGGCCCTGGGAG GGGCCACCAAGGACATGGGCAAGATGCTGGGGGGCGACGAGGAGAAGGACCCTGACGCGgccaagaaggaggaggagcgcCAGGAGGCCCtgcggcaggaggaggaggagcgcaAGGCCAAGTACGCCAAGATGGAGGCCGAGCGCGAGGCCATGCGGCAGGGCATCCGCGACAAG TACGGCATCAAGAAGAAGGAGGAGCGCGAGGCCGAGGCCCAGGCCGCCATGGAGGCCAACGCGGAGGGCAGCCTGACGCGGCCCAAGAAGGCCATCCCGCCGGGCTGCGGGGATGAGCCCGAGGAGGAGGACGAGAGCATCCTGGACACGGTCATCAAGTACCTGCCCGGGCCGCTGCAGGACATGTTCAAGAAGTAa